Genomic segment of Drosophila simulans strain w501 chromosome 2R, Prin_Dsim_3.1, whole genome shotgun sequence:
AGGATTGGGATAATAAAAGGGAATTCTTCCCCAAAAACAGTGACCAAAACTACCTAAGAAGCCAGAAGAAATTCGGATTCTTTACGTTTTGAAAAAACACTGCCTTTGGGAAGATTTGTAGATTGATAGATAGACTTAAGAACAAGACAAAAACTACTTACAAGGTTGAGATATTccaatttctttttgtgtttgtttggattttgaaatgcaattatgtaAATGAGTTGGAGACAAGGTTTAATTATAGTATGTTTAGAGAACGAGTACGAGTATTTGCGATTTTGTACAAttgattttggtttgttttcgttttcggttttggttgacagtgatggtgatgatgatgatcagaTCAGGACAGGAAGACACGAGAAAAATAATGAGCATGAGCATTTGGTGTACAcatttaagcaatttattaATGAGATTCGATGTATGTATAGTATGTTGGGAAGTGGAGTTCTTTCGGTTTGCATGTGTCGACTACATCCAGCTACTTGGGTATGGAATAAGTGTTCAGTTTTACACATGAATGTACtaagcatatatgtatgtatgtttgtatgtatgtggtaGCGTGTGTTTGGATAATGGTGGGGTGTATACGAATGGTGTATCTCTTCTTATAGGTCTTGGCACTCTACTGTTCGCATATACTCTTTAATATATGATGTGGTTATGGActaattcgttttatttggcTGATTTCGGAGGCGCCTATTGCATCCACTTGGGTAGCGACAGATTTTCAACACTTACAGTGGGCGATTCCAAGCCCAGTTTGGGCAATATCGAGCCTCGTCCACCCGGTCGTATGATCAAACCATCCGCATCCTGCAACAGAAGCACACCGTATATTCGTTAGTCTGAGTGTAGGTCCACTCTAAATAGTTCTTCGATTCGGCAACTCCTCAAAGTGGCTGAAATATTTGTAATCGAATGCGCTGATAAGCAGAGCCAAAGCAGCAGCACcgacgatcaaaataccaaCTGCCTCACTTTTTTGTGGGTCGAAGCGAAAGTGAAACCAGCCGAGGGGCTTAGGGCCATGACATCACATTTCCCACTAGCTGGGGCTGATAagagccacccacccactcgatAGGTTTGCTCGCAGGTCGTATCGAATGTAGCACTTACATGACTGGAGCGACTGCGCACGATGTCCGGCGTCTGCGGTTCGTCCAGCAGCACCGATGGCGACTCCGCAATGCCCATGCCACGGCGGTAGCGGGTCAGGGCATCCAGCACCTCATCCGTAGCCCGATCTGAGATGGCGGCGGCCAGGGATTGTTCGATCTCACTGTGGGCAGAGGGGAAATGAACAAAATTAGTTATCAATAGAGAAGGCTTTCGGCAATCTACTTTTTAGGAAAGCGATCCCCTCTTTCTGGATCTGTGACCAACTCCTCCAAAGGCTCCTCGTCCGGACACTCCTTATAGGCTGGACTTGCGCCGGAAGACTGACTGCTCTGCCCTGCACcgaagcagcagcacaaagTGCGCATGAGACCCATTTCTTCGCGACACTTTTTCCCAACAGCTGGAAGCTAACTGAAGGGATGAGCGCTGCTCCGATTCAATAAGCACAGATAAACCTATGGACTTTTGGCGAAACCCGCAACAGAAGCGGTTGGCTCCGAGATCCCGACCACAGTGGAAATGCATTCAGCTGTTTCTGGTTTTCGGGGTCTGTTGTTTTTAATCTTATCTAAGCGGTAGCTCTCCCTCCCACCCATGTGTATATGGGAATACGTAAACAAACAGACATTTTCCAACTTTCGTTGGAGCGAAAAGAGCGCGCAGAGCGTTCCACATGGAGCTGGTTTAGGAAGTGGAgaatgcgaaaaaaaatagagtcatctgttggttttttgcgtttttgctGCTTCTCATTTTAGGCGATGTGCGAATTCTATTGCGAATTAGCATGTTCACGTTACCAAGACTATTACTCATAAtacttacatatttatttgtgtatcTCTATACTCTTATTCAATTCTTCAGTCGAAAAATAATACTTCTATTTAATGTCACGTATTCCGCATATCTCGTTATCCCGGTTTagctataaaatattaataatctTATGTTCTTTATCTCCGCTAACCCTATGTGTAcgtatataatttgtttttgcatttttctaaTCAACATTCGCATTGAATTAGTCAATAACTCGATTTCTCTCCTATCTCACCTCTTACTTTTTGTATATGTACGAGTAGTTTGTTGGCTTGAATTGTTGTCACtcttatataaataaaaacacctTTCTCCCAACTATTTTGCTCTTTAGTTTACTCtcttaaatttgttaattaagttGGTCGAAACTCACCCAACTTTGTTCATAATCTCGCTGCCGGCGTTGTTGAGCAGACAGATCTGCAGGAATTCCTCGGGCACCACCAAACGCTCGGCGAGAGCCTTTCGAAGATCCTGAACTACGATCTGGTTGCCCAGCGTTTTGGGACACTGCTCGATGCCAGTGCGCATCATCGTCTCCAGGGTCTCCTCCAGATAACTCTTAATCGTGTAGCTCAGTTCACTGGCCACTCGGGTCAGCTTCATTTCGATGGGATGACTGTCGTTGCGAACGGCCTCTTGCAGCTTTGGCATCAGTTGCTTGCAGTTTTCGGCGTCGGTAATCAGGCGCTGCACCGCCGAGGCGGATTCACTGCCTCCCTTGGCCAGCGAAATGGTGTCCTGCGTCTCGGCCACCAACTTATCCACCAGCTGGTGCGTGGAGGAGAGCATGAAGCCGTGCTGCAGCCGGAATCCTTGTCCGGTGGCCCGCTTCAATCCATTGCAGTtgcgctgcagcagctcctgcATCTTACGCATCACCGCATCCGTCTTATCCGGGTGGCTCTTCAGATGCGGAGCAATATCGAAAACGGGAAAGGGAATGGTGCGCATGCTGTGGTTGTGCTCTAACGCGTAAACGATATCCGCATAGCCCTGCAACGTCACTCCGTTTTTGTCCATATATATGGTACGCAGCCGGTTGTTGATCTGCAGAGCTTTGGCCAGGAGTCGGGCGCCCACATCCCCCATGAAGTTTCCACTGATGTCCAGCTTCTGAAGGCTTTGGTTGCTGCCCAGCGCGTTGATGAAGTCGTGCAGGTCGTGCTTCAGTTTGTTCTCCGACAGTACCAGCTCGACCAGCGGGAAGTCGTCCTTCTGGATGAGGTTCACCAGGGCGTCCATAACGGGCGGAATGTGCTTCGGCTTCATGCCCGTTAGACTGCGGGTCAGGTGAAGCGTCCGAATCGAGGGATTCTTCGAAATGGCTGTCAGCACGGGCGCTAGCTCAGCATCAAGATCTGCGGAAGAATCAAGAAATTAGATTTTGAACTCAATGGTTATCCTCGTTTGCGCTTACTGTTATCGCTGATGTCTAGGCTTTGCAGAACTCGCACGCCATGGATGCAGGATTCAAGCACATGGGCACCTTGGGCGCCCAGCGTGTTACTGCTGAGATCCAGATAAAGTCCGGCTGTAGACTCGTTGCAGGCCAGGCCAAGCAGCAGGTTCTTCAATGCCTCCATGGGAAGTTTGCAGCCGGCAATGTTGAGGTGCTTTAAGCTGAACGTGCTGGTGAAGAACTGCTTGAATGAGGGCGGTATCTCCTTGCCCTTCTTCGTGCTGAACGAGTTGTGCGACACGTTCAGGTGGGCCAAATGCGTGGCGCAGCCGCGCAACAGAGCTCCAAACAACTGCAAAGCATATAGGACCAAAAATGAGTACTGGGAATTctatggaaatggaaatgattaCATTTTCCAGCGTGATGTCAGTCGAGGCGAGATCCAAGTGCTCCAGCACATTGGGTTGAGCCAGGAAATTGTGCAAATtctgcaaaaaatgaaatattttactgACATCTAGGAATGTTTCGCTTTCCCATGGACTACTTACGGTTATATCATCTTTGAGACTATTACCACTTAGGTCTAGATACGTGAGCGAGTTGGAAATACTTTGATTGAGCGTCAGCGAATGCGACATCTGGTTGACGCCCTTCGAAGTTAGTCCACAGTGGGCCAAGGCCAGTTTGCATAGGCCCTTGGATACCTTGGCTATGGGCCCAGCCAAATGAATGGCACCTAATCCACGGAAAAAACGACATACTATTAGTTAAAGAGCAAAATGCTGACCAACACACGAACAACGACTGTAGGATGAATGAAAAAAGCATGATGTTTCTTTGccaattgaaataattacaGATTTGTTTGTCTAATAGATAAATTTGGAGCAGGAGGCTTACAGACCAGAATGAAGAGTTGTTCTGGGAAAACCTGTGTGGCAATCGTCAATAACAATGGGAGAAATGGTCTCAAGAATCAATTGGGTGGCTCAACAATGGCCACACATGTCGCCAAAATAATTAGCAAACTTAgggaaaacaacaagaatGGTAAGAGCAATATAGCAGtaacacaacaacaatacaatGTCTAAGTTTTTAAATAGATGGCTGTGGTGCTATGGTGTCTATTGGTGGCTGCAAACCTTGTACAATCTTTCCAAATAGGGCGCACAATGAACTTGCTCCTACACAAATcgcaaatcaaaatggcaaACCGACAAACGACAAAACATGGAAACGGCGGGGAAGAGAAACGATAGCAGAGAGGTAGACAAGAATTGGATTAATTGGATTACACGAGGCGGGTCTCGATTACAATTCGATGTCAGTTTGGGGGCACCATTGTCGCCGGGGGCAGGGCAGTTGATTGGCATCCCGGAATTCGAGTACGCACCTTTATCCTCAATTATATTGTGGCTCAGATCGATGGTGCGAATGGCGGGATTGCTATTCGTTATCACAGATATCGATAACTTGTTCAGGAAATCCCATCTGCAACAAATTACACAATGCTATATCAATGCTATCCCACTGACTTATGACAATCCCGTACCTTAAGCCCAATGCCTCCAGGTGCAGCTCTTCCAGCCACATCGAACGCTTAAGGACGTGCAGGATGCGTTCCAGGGTCTCGTGGGACAATCGCATGTGGGCTGCCTTCAGGCCACGAAAGAACGTGTTGTATTCCAGCGCCGAAACGATGGCCATCAAGTCTCTGAAATCAAAAAGCAAGGAAATTAGACATCAATTAGCTAGCAGCAGCAATTTGGTGCGACAACTCACTTTGGCTCCAGGTGGTCAAAGTCGCGCAAGTTGAGGACTCGCGTGTCGTGCGACAGATAGATGGTGTCCACATCCCAAGCCACCTCCTCGCGATAGGGAACGCCGTGGAAATCGCACATGCAGGCGTACTGGGCACTGAATCCACCACAGGGACCCACATTTCGGGGATCGGAGGGTCTGAATTCCTCGGAGAATATGGTCTCCCGCTCCGGTGGCTGTATATCAATCTAAAAGAGAGGGGAGGAGCGCAAAATACCAGTTCATTGACCTGATGCAAAATTTGGTTTAAAAAGTTCTAGCAGGGCGTTCAAAGGTCTCAAGGGTCCGCCTTTGTTGTGTTGCTGAAGTTGACCAACTTGAAGAACAATGCAAAGTTTCGGACTGCCTGCTAAACTCCTCGAAAACTGTTTCTCTCTGTGCCCCCTCTCCCTTGGCCAACTGCTTAAACTTAATCTCGCATTTAACACTCTTGTTGAATGTGAGTTTTGATGGGACTACACTTCCAGGCGTCAACCCGATGACGCCTAAGTCGCGTGCCCTGCGGCAATTATCCCAGCCAATTGTTGTTACTAGACGAATCGCTAGATAAAAGTCGCTAGACAGCAACATCTATGGGTTGGGCGGGCTATGGAACCACGTTCGTTCGTGGGTGCCTCGTGGGCGAATCTCAGGCGATTTGCATAAACATGCCGGGCATAATTTACGACAAACTGGGGCCAGGAGCATTACAAATGCATTGAATTATTAACCTCATCTTGCGCAGATGACGACGTTTATGCACTTACAGCCTAATTGGACAATGGGCGGGGGTGGCATGCTGACACAGTGGGTGACATaccacatatgtacatgtgtaca
This window contains:
- the LOC6733417 gene encoding F-actin-uncapping protein LRRC16A isoform X3, encoding MSTRSQLTKDLNESVKSILGRHTKILVKYMVKLETKGDKTENRVLVFTPVRVYLLSAKVPTKIECHFHYLDIVGVESKKSTHFSIVTNDRPYSFVTTGDAGNFSSNADVILTDLASAIKQIFPTVPLKYIIRKIDIQPPERETIFSEEFRPSDPRNVGPCGGFSAQYACMCDFHGVPYREEVAWDVDTIYLSHDTRVLNLRDFDHLEPKDLMAIVSALEYNTFFRGLKAAHMRLSHETLERILHVLKRSMWLEELHLEALGLRWDFLNKLSISVITNSNPAIRTIDLSHNIIEDKGASSLCALFGKIVQGAIHLAGPIAKVSKGLCKLALAHCGLTSKGVNQMSHSLTLNQSISNSLTYLDLSGNSLKDDITNLHNFLAQPNVLEHLDLASTDITLENLFGALLRGCATHLAHLNVSHNSFSTKKGKEIPPSFKQFFTSTFSLKHLNIAGCKLPMEALKNLLLGLACNESTAGLYLDLSSNTLGAQGAHVLESCIHGVRVLQSLDISDNNLDAELAPVLTAISKNPSIRTLHLTRSLTGMKPKHIPPVMDALVNLIQKDDFPLVELVLSENKLKHDLHDFINALGSNQSLQKLDISGNFMGDVGARLLAKALQINNRLRTIYMDKNGVTLQGYADIVYALEHNHSMRTIPFPVFDIAPHLKSHPDKTDAVMRKMQELLQRNCNGLKRATGQGFRLQHGFMLSSTHQLVDKLVAETQDTISLAKGGSESASAVQRLITDAENCKQLMPKLQEAVRNDSHPIEMKLTRVASELSYTIKSYLEETLETMMRTGIEQCPKTLGNQIVVQDLRKALAERLVVPEEFLQICLLNNAGSEIMNKVGEIEQSLAAAISDRATDEVLDALTRYRRGMGIAESPSVLLDEPQTPDIVRSRSSHDADGLIIRPGGRGSILPKLGLESPTKLEYLNLATPHLPTKRRSLAKKVRPQSVVENLSLGHFPDLLESPSSHRSNSQLSARAAAGAAALVGAANMTDSIAVDDGGVDECCDSITELPSASFQLQHLVKGRPKRAKTRAPTRPLVTTECAGGSREIGEGLEHFFRPGSVTPTTLTPLVSPTSEECSSLSFVDSPTMSRDGNGHMTSEETTPILEERRPIKLERQSPLLKSASWATRSRSTDNLEKYSPLVGRKSPLVKMRTEGGPGSGSAGGAEETSMPSSNLLKATAREDKTRSPSSDSIKSHAAGEGSVIVKTGNGILRTPIVLQKPRPWSVVGSEPKAGGDLITGNGNADSSKTTPDKLEEDDVEVVTFGNTCSGSIVGITPGIALSTSGGGSIVGITPGGALEKKSVRELAAGLNRMELPLKPPVMPRTLLNATSARTSTSSTGSGSGSTSNSVSVSSSTTANTSMTVLNQSQTRSRIVSSTSSTGSTETITERSTTSTSSSSSSSHEKQHAKACANLISNEILSMRNGQLGAKSGSCAESGGVKRIAGKEISTLFEETLVEELQQSMATRRGFRDSAYTKEDVVDL
- the LOC6733417 gene encoding F-actin-uncapping protein LRRC16A isoform X1: MGEMRTMEMMTHIDQYLRRIIELQIRDVVKQNRDKESVKSILGRHTKILVKYMVKLETKGDKTENRVLVFTPVRVYLLSAKVPTKIECHFHYLDIVGVESKKSTHFSIVTNDRPYSFVTTGDAGNFSSNADVILTDLASAIKQIFPTVPLKYIIRKIDIQPPERETIFSEEFRPSDPRNVGPCGGFSAQYACMCDFHGVPYREEVAWDVDTIYLSHDTRVLNLRDFDHLEPKDLMAIVSALEYNTFFRGLKAAHMRLSHETLERILHVLKRSMWLEELHLEALGLRWDFLNKLSISVITNSNPAIRTIDLSHNIIEDKGASSLCALFGKIVQGAIHLAGPIAKVSKGLCKLALAHCGLTSKGVNQMSHSLTLNQSISNSLTYLDLSGNSLKDDITNLHNFLAQPNVLEHLDLASTDITLENLFGALLRGCATHLAHLNVSHNSFSTKKGKEIPPSFKQFFTSTFSLKHLNIAGCKLPMEALKNLLLGLACNESTAGLYLDLSSNTLGAQGAHVLESCIHGVRVLQSLDISDNNLDAELAPVLTAISKNPSIRTLHLTRSLTGMKPKHIPPVMDALVNLIQKDDFPLVELVLSENKLKHDLHDFINALGSNQSLQKLDISGNFMGDVGARLLAKALQINNRLRTIYMDKNGVTLQGYADIVYALEHNHSMRTIPFPVFDIAPHLKSHPDKTDAVMRKMQELLQRNCNGLKRATGQGFRLQHGFMLSSTHQLVDKLVAETQDTISLAKGGSESASAVQRLITDAENCKQLMPKLQEAVRNDSHPIEMKLTRVASELSYTIKSYLEETLETMMRTGIEQCPKTLGNQIVVQDLRKALAERLVVPEEFLQICLLNNAGSEIMNKVGEIEQSLAAAISDRATDEVLDALTRYRRGMGIAESPSVLLDEPQTPDIVRSRSSHDADGLIIRPGGRGSILPKLGLESPTKLEYLNLATPHLPTKRRSLAKKVRPQSVVENLSLGHFPDLLESPSSHRSNSQLSARAAAGAAALVGAANMTDSIAVDDGGVDECCDSITELPSASFQLQHLVKGRPKRAKTRAPTRPLVTTECAGGSREIGEGLEHFFRPGSVTPTTLTPLVSPTSEECSSLSFVDSPTMSRDGNGHMTSEETTPILEERRPIKLERQSPLLKSASWATRSRSTDNLEKYSPLVGRKSPLVKMRTEGGPGSGSAGGAEETSMPSSNLLKATAREDKTRSPSSDSIKSHAAGEGSVIVKTGNGILRTPIVLQKPRPWSVVGSEPKAGGDLITGNGNADSSKTTPDKLEEDDVEVVTFGNTCSGSIVGITPGIALSTSGGGSIVGITPGGALEKKSVRELAAGLNRMELPLKPPVMPRTLLNATSARTSTSSTGSGSGSTSNSVSVSSSTTANTSMTVLNQSQTRSRIVSSTSSTGSTETITERSTTSTSSSSSSSHEKQHAKACANLISNEILSMRNGQLGAKSGSCAESGGVKRIAGKEISTLFEETLVEELQQSMATRRGFRDSAYTKEDVVDL
- the LOC6733417 gene encoding F-actin-uncapping protein LRRC16A isoform X4; amino-acid sequence: MSTRSQLTKDLNESVKSILGRHTKILVKYMVKLETKGDKTENRVLVFTPVRVYLLSAKVPTKIECHFHYLDIVGVESKKSTHFSIVTNDRPYSFVTTGDAGNFSSNADVILTDLASAIKQIFPTVPLKYIIRKIDIQPPERETIFSEEFRPSDPRNVGPCGGFSAQYACMCDFHGVPYREEVAWDVDTIYLSHDTRVLNLRDFDHLEPKDLMAIVSALEYNTFFRGLKAAHMRLSHETLERILHVLKRSMWLEELHLEALGLRWDFLNKLSISVITNSNPAIRTIDLSHNIIEDKGAIHLAGPIAKVSKGLCKLALAHCGLTSKGVNQMSHSLTLNQSISNSLTYLDLSGNSLKDDITNLHNFLAQPNVLEHLDLASTDITLENLFGALLRGCATHLAHLNVSHNSFSTKKGKEIPPSFKQFFTSTFSLKHLNIAGCKLPMEALKNLLLGLACNESTAGLYLDLSSNTLGAQGAHVLESCIHGVRVLQSLDISDNNLDAELAPVLTAISKNPSIRTLHLTRSLTGMKPKHIPPVMDALVNLIQKDDFPLVELVLSENKLKHDLHDFINALGSNQSLQKLDISGNFMGDVGARLLAKALQINNRLRTIYMDKNGVTLQGYADIVYALEHNHSMRTIPFPVFDIAPHLKSHPDKTDAVMRKMQELLQRNCNGLKRATGQGFRLQHGFMLSSTHQLVDKLVAETQDTISLAKGGSESASAVQRLITDAENCKQLMPKLQEAVRNDSHPIEMKLTRVASELSYTIKSYLEETLETMMRTGIEQCPKTLGNQIVVQDLRKALAERLVVPEEFLQICLLNNAGSEIMNKVGEIEQSLAAAISDRATDEVLDALTRYRRGMGIAESPSVLLDEPQTPDIVRSRSSHDADGLIIRPGGRGSILPKLGLESPTKLEYLNLATPHLPTKRRSLAKKVRPQSVVENLSLGHFPDLLESPSSHRSNSQLSARAAAGAAALVGAANMTDSIAVDDGGVDECCDSITELPSASFQLQHLVKGRPKRAKTRAPTRPLVTTECAGGSREIGEGLEHFFRPGSVTPTTLTPLVSPTSEECSSLSFVDSPTMSRDGNGHMTSEETTPILEERRPIKLERQSPLLKSASWATRSRSTDNLEKYSPLVGRKSPLVKMRTEGGPGSGSAGGAEETSMPSSNLLKATAREDKTRSPSSDSIKSHAAGEGSVIVKTGNGILRTPIVLQKPRPWSVVGSEPKAGGDLITGNGNADSSKTTPDKLEEDDVEVVTFGNTCSGSIVGITPGIALSTSGGGSIVGITPGGALEKKSVRELAAGLNRMELPLKPPVMPRTLLNATSARTSTSSTGSGSGSTSNSVSVSSSTTANTSMTVLNQSQTRSRIVSSTSSTGSTETITERSTTSTSSSSSSSHEKQHAKACANLISNEILSMRNGQLGAKSGSCAESGGVKRIAGKEISTLFEETLVEELQQSMATRRGFRDSAYTKEDVVDL
- the LOC6733417 gene encoding F-actin-uncapping protein LRRC16A isoform X7; the protein is MVKLETKGDKTENRVLVFTPVRVYLLSAKVPTKIECHFHYLDIVGVESKKSTHFSIVTNDRPYSFVTTGDAGNFSSNADVILTDLASAIKQIFPTVPLKYIIRKIDIQPPERETIFSEEFRPSDPRNVGPCGGFSAQYACMCDFHGVPYREEVAWDVDTIYLSHDTRVLNLRDFDHLEPKDLMAIVSALEYNTFFRGLKAAHMRLSHETLERILHVLKRSMWLEELHLEALGLRWDFLNKLSISVITNSNPAIRTIDLSHNIIEDKGASSLCALFGKIVQGAIHLAGPIAKVSKGLCKLALAHCGLTSKGVNQMSHSLTLNQSISNSLTYLDLSGNSLKDDITNLHNFLAQPNVLEHLDLASTDITLENLFGALLRGCATHLAHLNVSHNSFSTKKGKEIPPSFKQFFTSTFSLKHLNIAGCKLPMEALKNLLLGLACNESTAGLYLDLSSNTLGAQGAHVLESCIHGVRVLQSLDISDNNLDAELAPVLTAISKNPSIRTLHLTRSLTGMKPKHIPPVMDALVNLIQKDDFPLVELVLSENKLKHDLHDFINALGSNQSLQKLDISGNFMGDVGARLLAKALQINNRLRTIYMDKNGVTLQGYADIVYALEHNHSMRTIPFPVFDIAPHLKSHPDKTDAVMRKMQELLQRNCNGLKRATGQGFRLQHGFMLSSTHQLVDKLVAETQDTISLAKGGSESASAVQRLITDAENCKQLMPKLQEAVRNDSHPIEMKLTRVASELSYTIKSYLEETLETMMRTGIEQCPKTLGNQIVVQDLRKALAERLVVPEEFLQICLLNNAGSEIMNKVGEIEQSLAAAISDRATDEVLDALTRYRRGMGIAESPSVLLDEPQTPDIVRSRSSHDADGLIIRPGGRGSILPKLGLESPTKLEYLNLATPHLPTKRRSLAKKVRPQSVVENLSLGHFPDLLESPSSHRSNSQLSARAAAGAAALVGAANMTDSIAVDDGGVDECCDSITELPSASFQLQHLVKGRPKRAKTRAPTRPLVTTECAGGSREIGEGLEHFFRPGSVTPTTLTPLVSPTSEECSSLSFVDSPTMSRDGNGHMTSEETTPILEERRPIKLERQSPLLKSASWATRSRSTDNLEKYSPLVGRKSPLVKMRTEGGPGSGSAGGAEETSMPSSNLLKATAREDKTRSPSSDSIKSHAAGEGSVIVKTGNGILRTPIVLQKPRPWSVVGSEPKAGGDLITGNGNADSSKTTPDKLEEDDVEVVTFGNTCSGSIVGITPGIALSTSGGGSIVGITPGGALEKKSVRELAAGLNRMGDIS
- the LOC6733417 gene encoding F-actin-uncapping protein LRRC16A isoform X2 codes for the protein MVKLETKGDKTENRVLVFTPVRVYLLSAKVPTKIECHFHYLDIVGVESKKSTHFSIVTNDRPYSFVTTGDAGNFSSNADVILTDLASAIKQIFPTVPLKYIIRKIDIQPPERETIFSEEFRPSDPRNVGPCGGFSAQYACMCDFHGVPYREEVAWDVDTIYLSHDTRVLNLRDFDHLEPKDLMAIVSALEYNTFFRGLKAAHMRLSHETLERILHVLKRSMWLEELHLEALGLRWDFLNKLSISVITNSNPAIRTIDLSHNIIEDKGASSLCALFGKIVQGAIHLAGPIAKVSKGLCKLALAHCGLTSKGVNQMSHSLTLNQSISNSLTYLDLSGNSLKDDITNLHNFLAQPNVLEHLDLASTDITLENLFGALLRGCATHLAHLNVSHNSFSTKKGKEIPPSFKQFFTSTFSLKHLNIAGCKLPMEALKNLLLGLACNESTAGLYLDLSSNTLGAQGAHVLESCIHGVRVLQSLDISDNNLDAELAPVLTAISKNPSIRTLHLTRSLTGMKPKHIPPVMDALVNLIQKDDFPLVELVLSENKLKHDLHDFINALGSNQSLQKLDISGNFMGDVGARLLAKALQINNRLRTIYMDKNGVTLQGYADIVYALEHNHSMRTIPFPVFDIAPHLKSHPDKTDAVMRKMQELLQRNCNGLKRATGQGFRLQHGFMLSSTHQLVDKLVAETQDTISLAKGGSESASAVQRLITDAENCKQLMPKLQEAVRNDSHPIEMKLTRVASELSYTIKSYLEETLETMMRTGIEQCPKTLGNQIVVQDLRKALAERLVVPEEFLQICLLNNAGSEIMNKVGEIEQSLAAAISDRATDEVLDALTRYRRGMGIAESPSVLLDEPQTPDIVRSRSSHDADGLIIRPGGRGSILPKLGLESPTATPHLPTKRRSLAKKVRPQSVVENLSLGHFPDLLESPSSHRSNSQLSARAAAGAAALVGAANMTDSIAVDDGGVDECCDSITELPSASFQLQHLVKGRPKRAKTRAPTRPLVTTECAGGSREIGEGLEHFFRPGSVTPTTLTPLVSPTSEECSSLSFVDSPTMSRDGNGHMTSEETTPILEERRPIKLERQSPLLKSASWATRSRSTDNLEKYSPLVGRKSPLVKMRTEGGPGSGSAGGAEETSMPSSNLLKATAREDKTRSPSSDSIKSHAAGEGSVIVKTGNGILRTPIVLQKPRPWSVVGSEPKAGGDLITGNGNADSSKTTPDKLEEDDVEVVTFGNTCSGSIVGITPGIALSTSGGGSIVGITPGGALEKKSVRELAAGLNRMELPLKPPVMPRTLLNATSARTSTSSTGSGSGSTSNSVSVSSSTTANTSMTVLNQSQTRSRIVSSTSSTGSTETITERSTTSTSSSSSSSHEKQHAKACANLISNEILSMRNGQLGAKSGSCAESGGVKRIAGKEISTLFEETLVEELQQSMATRRGFRDSAYTKEDVVDL
- the LOC6733417 gene encoding F-actin-uncapping protein LRRC16A isoform X6 — protein: MGEMRTMEMMTHIDQYLRRIIELQIRDVVKQNRDKESVKSILGRHTKILVKYMVKLETKGDKTENRVLVFTPVRVYLLSAKVPTKIECHFHYLDIVGVESKKSTHFSIVTNDRPYSFVTTGDAGNFSSNADVILTDLASAIKQIFPTVPLKYIIRKIDIQPPERETIFSEEFRPSDPRNVGPCGGFSAQYACMCDFHGVPYREEVAWDVDTIYLSHDTRVLNLRDFDHLEPKDLMAIVSALEYNTFFRGLKAAHMRLSHETLERILHVLKRSMWLEELHLEALGLRWDFLNKLSISVITNSNPAIRTIDLSHNIIEDKGAIHLAGPIAKVSKGLCKLALAHCGLTSKGVNQMSHSLTLNQSISNSLTYLDLSGNSLKDDITNLHNFLAQPNVLEHLDLASTDITLENLFGALLRGCATHLAHLNVSHNSFSTKKGKEIPPSFKQFFTSTFSLKHLNIAGCKLPMEALKNLLLGLACNESTAGLYLDLSSNTLGAQGAHVLESCIHGVRVLQSLDISDNNLDAELAPVLTAISKNPSIRTLHLTRSLTGMKPKHIPPVMDALVNLIQKDDFPLVELVLSENKLKHDLHDFINALGSNQSLQKLDISGNFMGDVGARLLAKALQINNRLRTIYMDKNGVTLQGYADIVYALEHNHSMRTIPFPVFDIAPHLKSHPDKTDAVMRKMQELLQRNCNGLKRATGQGFRLQHGFMLSSTHQLVDKLVAETQDTISLAKGGSESASAVQRLITDAENCKQLMPKLQEAVRNDSHPIEMKLTRVASELSYTIKSYLEETLETMMRTGIEQCPKTLGNQIVVQDLRKALAERLVVPEEFLQICLLNNAGSEIMNKVGEIEQSLAAAISDRATDEVLDALTRYRRGMGIAESPSVLLDEPQTPDIVRSRSSHDADGLIIRPGGRGSILPKLGLESPTATPHLPTKRRSLAKKVRPQSVVENLSLGHFPDLLESPSSHRSNSQLSARAAAGAAALVGAANMTDSIAVDDGGVDECCDSITELPSASFQLQHLVKGRPKRAKTRAPTRPLVTTECAGGSREIGEGLEHFFRPGSVTPTTLTPLVSPTSEECSSLSFVDSPTMSRDGNGHMTSEETTPILEERRPIKLERQSPLLKSASWATRSRSTDNLEKYSPLVGRKSPLVKMRTEGGPGSGSAGGAEETSMPSSNLLKATAREDKTRSPSSDSIKSHAAGEGSVIVKTGNGILRTPIVLQKPRPWSVVGSEPKAGGDLITGNGNADSSKTTPDKLEEDDVEVVTFGNTCSGSIVGITPGIALSTSGGGSIVGITPGGALEKKSVRELAAGLNRMELPLKPPVMPRTLLNATSARTSTSSTGSGSGSTSNSVSVSSSTTANTSMTVLNQSQTRSRIVSSTSSTGSTETITERSTTSTSSSSSSSHEKQHAKACANLISNEILSMRNGQLGAKSGSCAESGGVKRIAGKEISTLFEV